A stretch of DNA from Maridesulfovibrio sp.:
GCCAAGATCAGCGGCCGCATCTTCTGTTTCATGACTGATTCTGCTTAAACCGGCACTCACAGCTTTGGTGCTGACCGGTAATTGTCTAAACATGCAGTTAAGAACTACAATGATGCCGGTTCCGGTCAGGACGAGAGGTCCGTCATTAAAAGCAAGGATGTAACCAATTCCAAAAAACGGCCCGGGCATGATATAGGGCAGTGTGGCGAGAAAATCGATAACTCTTGAATAAAAACCTTTATGCCGCTCCAGATAATATGTGAGGACCGCACCGAAAAGACTTACCCCCACAGCGGCAATGAACGCATATTTACAACTCCGAAGAAAGCTAGCCATTTTCCCGAATCGGACAGCCTGGATATGTTCCATTGTGAAAACAAAATCACCATGGCGATAATCAAATATGGTTCCCAGAAAAATCACTGCATACTGCAACAGCATAATCAGCAGAAAAGCCCATGTCACAAAAGCCAGCAATCGAGTTATTAACGGTCCCATGGTGAAACCAGATAAGCCGTTTTTGCCAATACGCTGAAATGCTACAGAATCACCGTGTTGCTGATTGACAAAATGCCGATAGAAAAAAAAAGCCAGCAGAGATGGAATAAAGATAAGAGCACTCATTCCTGCGGCTATGTCCAAATTTCCCCTACCGATGACCTCTAGATAAGCCTCTGTAGCCAGCAAGGTGAACCTGCCGCCAATGATAATCGGGGTGCCGAAGTCAGAAAGGCATTTTATGAAAACAATAAATCCGGCAACAACTATACCCGGCACACTAAGCGGCAGGATGATGCGCCGGAAAGTACGCCAAGGCTTCCCACCTAGATCACGTGAGGCATCAAGCAATCGTGAATCAATGACTGAAAACATTCCCAGAATAAGCAAAGTAGCCAATGAAATGTTTCCCAGCACCTCCATCAGCACAACACCATGCATCCCGTAAGGGTTCCAGGATATTCTCAGTAAGTGGTATGTTATCAACCCTCGTTTGCCAAAAAGAATAATATAGGCAAGCGATGAAATAAAAGGAGGGGAAATCATGGTCAGCATAAGCGCACCCAAAATGAAACGCTTGAACCAGGCTGAACAGAACGCTATGTATACAGCTATATTTACAGCAAAAACAACAGTGAGAGTTGTGGACAAAGATGCACACACAACACTATCGCAAAGCAGGCCTGTTTTTTCCGCAAAAAGCTTTTGGTAGACGGTAAAAGAAAAAGTACCATCGGGAAAAAAGCTTTTAACAAGTACTTCAAAAACAGGCCATGCTATAAATATAACGACTGGCAAAGCAAGAAGAAGCCCTCTTACTTTTTCACGTCTACTCTCTGTGCCCATGTATCAAGAATCTGTTTTCGATTCGCGCAAATTGCAAATATGTTCACCGGAATAAGATCAGACGGCACAAAGCCAGCCATTTCTTTGGGAGGATCAATTTCAGGTCGAACCATGATGCGAGGATCTCTTTTCTGGATAAATTTTTGTCCTTCCAAAGAAAGAGCCCAATCTACAAAAGCTTTTGCCGCTTCCAGATTTTTTGCATTTTTAAAAATTGCCATTCCAGCAGGAAGCCATGGAATTCCATCCTTAGGGAATATAGTCTCTACCGGAAACTTTGCTTTCATATTGATGAATTCTCCGGAAAGCGGGGCAACACCTACCGCCATTTCACCGATGGCAACTTTTTTCGGAGGTTCACCACCACGTTTTGCAAAAAAAGGCACGTTCTTGGCGACATTCTCAAAATAGGTCCAGCCTTTCACTTCCCCCATTTGCTCAAGAAGACACGCG
This window harbors:
- a CDS encoding iron ABC transporter permease, which codes for MGTESRREKVRGLLLALPVVIFIAWPVFEVLVKSFFPDGTFSFTVYQKLFAEKTGLLCDSVVCASLSTTLTVVFAVNIAVYIAFCSAWFKRFILGALMLTMISPPFISSLAYIILFGKRGLITYHLLRISWNPYGMHGVVLMEVLGNISLATLLILGMFSVIDSRLLDASRDLGGKPWRTFRRIILPLSVPGIVVAGFIVFIKCLSDFGTPIIIGGRFTLLATEAYLEVIGRGNLDIAAGMSALIFIPSLLAFFFYRHFVNQQHGDSVAFQRIGKNGLSGFTMGPLITRLLAFVTWAFLLIMLLQYAVIFLGTIFDYRHGDFVFTMEHIQAVRFGKMASFLRSCKYAFIAAVGVSLFGAVLTYYLERHKGFYSRVIDFLATLPYIMPGPFFGIGYILAFNDGPLVLTGTGIIVVLNCMFRQLPVSTKAVSAGLSRISHETEDAAADLGSGRFRLIFQVIIPLLKPAMVVSFINTFTATMTTVGAIIFIVSPVSKVATVELFNVLRDGDYGLASVLASMIIIVTLVVNLSFAGWAMSRGQRA